The following proteins are encoded in a genomic region of Cryptomeria japonica chromosome 11, Sugi_1.0, whole genome shotgun sequence:
- the LOC131073619 gene encoding E3 ubiquitin-protein ligase UPL3 isoform X2 — METRSRKRGEARAAQRPSSSGAPAANKRARLEASASASPTPARRATRSSAAAARAMDDETASAKQRKEEIEKKGKQKESEIQRDVEIADAGQGKEILSSEYDEEGEEEEGASDDFDDDEYDDYDDGMPEGNPGRHFGRSASELHGMLRRLAVFGLPSGGAEEVGKLKRILASLRDEADDFSQISALTELCEILPFASEELRDRFNIDSFVPILVAFLNQEGNPDIMLLAARALTHICDIFPSSCSSVVHHGAIPCFCARLLTIEYMDLAEQSLQALEKISHRHASACLRAGALMAVLSYLDFFSSGVKRVALSTAANISKQLSPDTIDSAMEAIPTLTSLLSDPDAKVVEHASICLARIAGTAALSPEKLEKLSSYGLVSQVASLISVNNSGSGQASLSSPTYSAVIGLLSTCARGSVVFTRELLEMGISGILRDILTSSGSVSQIPSPLSLNGPTDQLCEIVSLVSDLLPSILHETISLPTSHAGSSHSAKKLTSRSCTDNSDREKLFRENPGLLVQFGRDLFPLMIQVYGSSINTQVRHKCLAVVSKVLCLSTADMLNSLLQATNISSFLAGVLTGKDIEVLLPALQIAEVLVQKLPELFSKMFMKEGVVHAVDALISSGATLSGKDKICATGTSLKTRRNRKIAGGSTSEATGMEEIKDSNETKTSSSPALVPSANLDLKVIISAHAKRFKDAYIAANLGSTEAGSTDSLCKLTNLCKKLSGSVSVDMKGKSKGKGKKSRFVADRNDQISSIADILAEVSKDDGVSTFEFVKSGVIASLIDYFAGVGTHKENTSQADLMKHHKETLRKFQSFVDLSLPLDYQGKEAPLITLIRKLQDALASLEHFPVVLSQGSKSHSDNPSSLAGLNAFRRPLKLRLRRAQGEKSLGDHMSSILHIDPLADITDVEDYLWSKVQRNEAEINCSVTEPIVSTHVAVEGRPSTRSRSSTATGSDSTNSIDSLNSRSSKEKGKSVSKSVNDFDGPQTRSAARRRVALEGEPQHKQPNVQSSEEDDDPFVAPVELEQAMALEEDGDDDVEEMFMEEPASVCVVERLAGVELRDLVGGGAMASTSAATDTVIIQASASLKGVSSYRDHPRLNFFIGGKLIDRSSTLFHAIQHNVVPEGDEPRYAGSEYPFRERFWDDVHTITYRRADAPAKRNLREPQKMSSTSMTIKNMFFIDNILQRKLPCDLEKSDSTHDILLLLRVVEGLNGLAPCLRSQSLSDAFAEGKLKSLDDLKVDVHPIPQEEFLSGKLTSKLARQLQDAVTLCSIGLPPWCHQLIKVCPFLFSFETRRQYFYSTALGVQRALHRLQQQQISQNPNVPNNRGRHVGRIQRQKVRVSRKRILESAAKVMELCCGQKTLLEVEYYNEVGTGLGPTLEFYTLISHEMQRSMLGMWRTNLSSTGTGDTVQNGDIVQASHGLFPRPYPPHTDSSGGSKTHKVIEIFCLLGRLMAKALQDGRLLDLPLSTAFYKLVLGKELDIYDIKSFDVELGTTLIEMQALVRRKQFLESVSGDKREEISSLHYRGARIEDLCIDFTLPGFSDYPLKPGGSNILVTIDNLDEYVSLVVDATIKTGIMPQMEALRSGFNQVLCISTLQVFSENEMDTLLCGVRDLWVAEMLTDQIKFDHGYTAQSPPILNFLEIMAEFTPSQQRAFLQFITGCPRLPPGGLSALNPKLTVVRKSSTGPTDANSLEVVDADLPSVMTCANYLKLPPYSTKEVMRCRLLYAITEGQGSFDLS, encoded by the exons ATGGAAACGCGGAGCCGGAAGCGGGGCGAGGCGAGAGCAGCGCAGCGGCCCTCCTCCAGCGGCGCCCCTGCCGCGAATAAGCGAGCTCGGTTGGAAGCGTCGGCGTCGGCGTCACCTACGCCCGCTCGCCGCGCCACACGATCGTCCGCAGCGGCTGCCCGCGCCATGGATGACGAAACTGCATCGGCGAAGCAGCGAAAGGAAGAAATTGAAAAGAAGGGGAAGCAAAAGGAAAGTGAAATTCAGCGCGATGTTGAGATTGCCGATGCAGGGCAAGGTAAGGAAATTCTGAGTAGCGAATACGATGAGGagggagaagaagaggaaggagctTCCGATGATTTTGATGACGATGAATACGATGATTATGATGATGGCATGCCTGAAGGTAACCCCGGCAGGCATTTCGGTCGGTCGGCGTCTGAATTGCATGGCATGCTGAGGAGGCTGGCGGTGTTCGGGCTTCCGTCTGGCGGGGCGGAGGAGGTGGGGAAGTTGAAGCGTATCTTGGCTAGTCTGAGAGACGAGGCGGACGATTTCAGCCAGATTAGCGCGCTCACGGAGTTGTGCGAGATTCTGCCTTTTGCTTCGGAGGAGCTGCGGGACAGATTTAATATTGATTCGTTTGTCCCGATTTTGGTGGCGTTTTTGAATCAGGAGGGTAATCCCGATATCATGCTTTTGGCGGCCAGGGCTTTGACGCATATTTGCGATATTTTTCCTTCCTCTTGCTCGAGTGTTGTGCATCATGGTGCTATTCCTTGTTTCTGTGCGCGCTTGCTTACCATTGAATACATGGACTTGGCCGAACAG TCTTTACAAGCTTTGGAAAAGATATCTCACAGACATGCATCTGCTTGCCTCCGTGCTGGTGCTCTTATGGCAGTATTGTCATACCTGGACTTTTTCTCCTCTGGTGTTAAG AGAGTTGCATTGTCAACGGCAGCAAATATTAGCAAACAACTTTCACCAGATACcattgattctgcaatggaagcaATTCCAACGTTGACTAGTCTTTTATCAGATCCTGATGCTAAG gTGGTGGAGCATGCATCAATCTGTTTAGCTCGCATTGCAGGAACTGCTGCATTATCTCCTGAGAAACTAGAGAAGCTTTCTAGCTATGGTCTAGTTTCACAAGTTGCAAGTTTGATCTCTGTTAATAACTCAGGCAGTGGACAGGCATCACTTAGTTCACCTACCTACTCG GCTGTCATTGGACTTCTTTCAACATGTGCAAGGGGCTCTGTTGTATTTACAAGGGAGTTGCTTGAAATGGGTATTTCTGGCATCCTAAGAGACATTCTAACCAGTTCTGGCTCTGTTTCCCAGATTCCTAGTCCTCTTTCTCTAAATGGGCCAACGGACCAG TTGTGTGAAATTGTCTCCTTGGTGAGTGATCTCCTTCCATCCATACTTCATGAGACTATCTCACTTCCTACCAGTCATGCTGGTTCCAGTCATTCTGCCAAAAAGCTTACCTCCAGAAGCTGTACAGATAATTCTGACCGTGAAAAGCTATTTCGAGAAAACCCAGGTCTTTTAGTGCAATTTGGAAGGGATCTTTTTCCTCTTATGATTCAG GTATATGGTTCAAGCATCAATACTCAAGTAAGACACAAATGCCTGGCAGTTGTTAGCAAAGTGTTGTGTTTGAGCACTGCTGATATGTTAAATTCTTTACTTCAAGCAACCAACATATCAAG CTTTCTGGCAGGAGTTTTAACTGGAAAAGATATTGAAGTTTTACTTCCAGCATTGCAGATTGCGGAAGTTTTAGTGCAAAAACTTCCTGAACTGTTTTCAAAGATGTTTATGAAAGAAGGTGTTGTTCATGCTGTTGATGCACTTATATCTTCAGGGGCCACTTTGTCAGGAAAGGATAAAATTTGTGCAACTGGAACATCATTGAAAACACGACGTAACAGAAAAATTGCTGGGGGATCGACAAGTGAAGCAACCGGAATggaagagattaaagattcaaatgAGACAAAAACCAGTTCATCTCCAGCCTTGGTGCCAAGTGCTAATTTGGATCTCAAAGTTATTATCAGTGCACATGCAAAGCGCTTTAAGGATGCATACATTGCTGCAAATTTGGGTTCTACTGAAGCCGGATCTACGGATAGTCtttgcaagttgacaaatctaTGTAAGAAGTTAAGTGGTTCTGTGTCTGTTGATATGAAGGGCAAGTCAAAAGGCAAGGGTAAAAAGAGCAGGTTTGTGGCTGATCGTAATGATCAAATATCAAGCATTGCTGATATTCTGGCAGAAGTTAGCAAAGATGATGGTGTGTCAACTTTTGAGTTTGTTAAAAGTGGGGTTATAGCGTCCTTAATAGATTACTTTGCAGGAGTGGGGACTCATAAAGAAAACACGTCACAAGCTGATTTAATGAAGCATCATAAGGAAACCTTGAGAAAGTTTCAGTCATTTGTTGATCTCTCGCTTCCATTGGATTATCAAGGGAAAGAAGCTCCTTTGATAACTTTAATTCGGAAGCTACAGGATGCACTTGCCTCCTTAGAACATTTTCCGGTGGTTCTGAGCCAGGGTTCAAAATCACACAGTGATAATCCTAGCAGTTTGGCTGGATTAAATGCATTCAGACGGCCTTTGAAACTGCGGTTGCGTAGAGCACAAGGAGAAAAGTCTCTGGGTGATCACATGTCTAGTATTTTACATATAGATCCATTGGCTGATATCACTGATGTTGAAGATTATCTTTGGTCTAAAGTACAGAGAAATGAAGCTGAAATCAATTGTAGTGTGACCGAGCCTATAGTGTCTACCCATGTTGCCGTGGAAGGCCGACCTTCAACAAGATCAAGGTCCTCAACAGCAACAGGAAGTGATTCAACCAATAGCATAGACTCTCTAAATTCTAGATCATCGAAAGAAAAGGGGAAATCTGTATCAAAAAGTGTTAATGATTTTGATGGCCCACAAACAAGAAGTGCTGCTCGGAGACGAGTAGCATTAGAGGGAGAACCGCAACACAAGCAACCAAATGTACAATCTAGTGAGGAG GATGATGATCCTTTTGTTGCTCCTGTTGAGCTTGAACAGGCTATGGCCTTGGAAgaagatggagatgatgatgttgAAGAG ATGTTTATGGAGGAACCAGCTTCAGTTTGTGTTGTGGAACGATTAGCTGGTGTAGAATTGAGAGACCTTGTAGGTGGAGGTGCAATGGCTTCAACAAGTGCTGCGACAG ATACTGTAATAATTCAGGCATCTGCTAGTTTAAAAGGAGTTAGCAGTTATAGAGACCATCCCCGACTGAATTTCTTCATTGGTGGGAAACTGATAGATAGATCATCAACATTATTCCATGCAATTCAGCATAATGTGGTACCAGAGGGAGATGAGCCAAGATATGCAGGGTCAGAATATCCTTTTCGGGAGAGGTTTTGGGATGATGTTCACACAATTACATATCGAAGGGCAGATGCACCAGCCAAACGGAATTTGAGAGAACCCCAGAAAATGAGTTCTACTTCTATGACTATTAAGAACATGTTTTTTATTGACAATATTTTGCAGAGAAAGCTTCCATGCGATTTAGAAAAGTCAGATAGTACACATGATATTTTGCTGCTACTTCGAGTTGTAGAAGGACTTAATGGTTTAGCTCCTTGTTTGAGATCTCAGAGCTTATCTGATGCATTTGCAGAAGGAAAATTGAAAAGCCTAGATGATTTAAAAGTTGATGTCCATCCCATTCCTCAAGAGGAATTTTTGAGTGGCAAGTTGACTTCAAAGTTAGCACGTCAACTGCAAGATGCCGTGACATTATGTAGTATTGGTCTGCCACCTTGGTGTCACCAGCTGATCAAGGTCTGTCCATTTTTGTTTTCATTTGAGACAAGGAGGCAATATTTTTACTCTACTGCATTAGGAGTACAACGTGCACTACATCGTTTACAGCAGCAACAGATTTCTCAGAATCCGAATGTGCCGAACAATCGAGGACGCCATGTAGGTAGGATACAACGGCAAAAGGTTCGTGTTTCACGAAAACGTATATTGGAGTCAGCTGCAAAAGTTATGGAGCTTTGCTGTGGTCAAAAAACACTACTTGAAGTTGAGTACTACAATGAGGTTGGCACTGGTTTAGGTCCAACTCTTGAATTCTACACCCTTATAAGTCATGAAATGCAAAGGAGTATGTTGGGCATGTGGAGAACAAATTTGTCTTCCACTGGAACTGGGGATACTGTTCAAAATGGAGATATTGTTCAAGCATCTCATGGATTATTTCCTCGTCCATATCCACCCCATACAGATTCATCTGGTGGAAGCAAAACTCACAAAGTGATAGAAATTTTTTGTCTTCTAGGACGTCTAATGGCCAAGGCTCTTCAAGATGGCCGGCTTCTGGACTTGCCTCTTTCAACAGCTTTTTATAAACTTGTCCTTGGAAAG GAGCTTGACATATATGATATTAAATCCTTTGATGTTGAACTTGGAACAACACTGATAGAAATGCAAGCACTTGTTCGACGGAAACAATTCTTGGAGTCTGTTTCAGGAGATAAGAGAGAGGAAATATCATCTTTACATTATCGCGGTGCACGAATTGAAGACCTTTGCATTGATTTCACTCTTCCTGGTTTCTCGGACTATCCCCTTAAACCAGGAGGGAGCAACATCTTG GTTACCATAGACAACCTTGATGAATATGTTTCATTAGTTGTTGATGCAACTATTAAGACGGGAATTATGCCACAGATGGAGGCCTTGCGATCGGGATTCAATCAG GTGCTTTGTATATCAACTTTGCAAGTGTTTTCAGAAAATGAGATGGATACTCTCTTATGTGGTGTGCGTGACTTATGGGTG GCTGAAATGCTCACTGATCAAATCAAATTTGATCATGGTTATACGGCTCAAAGTCCTCCTATTCTAAAT TTTCTTGAAATCATGGCAGAATTCACACCATCCCAGCAACGAGCATTTTTGCAGTTTATTACTGGTTGTCCAAGGCTCCCTCCAGGAGGTTTGAGTGCTTTAAATCCAAAATTGACAGTTGTTCGGAAG AGTTCTACAGGACCCACTGATGCAAATTCACTTGAGGTTGTGGATGCTGATCTACCAAGTGTGATGACTTGTGCAAATTACCTCAAACTTCCTCCATACTCAACCAAG GAGGTAATGCGTTGTAGGCTGTTGTATGCCATAACTGAAGGGCAGGGATCTTTTGACCTCTCTTGA
- the LOC131073619 gene encoding E3 ubiquitin-protein ligase UPL3 isoform X1 produces METRSRKRGEARAAQRPSSSGAPAANKRARLEASASASPTPARRATRSSAAAARAMDDETASAKQRKEEIEKKGKQKESEIQRDVEIADAGQGKEILSSEYDEEGEEEEGASDDFDDDEYDDYDDGMPEGNPGRHFGRSASELHGMLRRLAVFGLPSGGAEEVGKLKRILASLRDEADDFSQISALTELCEILPFASEELRDRFNIDSFVPILVAFLNQEGNPDIMLLAARALTHICDIFPSSCSSVVHHGAIPCFCARLLTIEYMDLAEQSLQALEKISHRHASACLRAGALMAVLSYLDFFSSGVKRVALSTAANISKQLSPDTIDSAMEAIPTLTSLLSDPDAKVVEHASICLARIAGTAALSPEKLEKLSSYGLVSQVASLISVNNSGSGQASLSSPTYSAVIGLLSTCARGSVVFTRELLEMGISGILRDILTSSGSVSQIPSPLSLNGPTDQLCEIVSLVSDLLPSILHETISLPTSHAGSSHSAKKLTSRSCTDNSDREKLFRENPGLLVQFGRDLFPLMIQVYGSSINTQVRHKCLAVVSKVLCLSTADMLNSLLQATNISSFLAGVLTGKDIEVLLPALQIAEVLVQKLPELFSKMFMKEGVVHAVDALISSGATLSGKDKICATGTSLKTRRNRKIAGGSTSEATGMEEIKDSNETKTSSSPALVPSANLDLKVIISAHAKRFKDAYIAANLGSTEAGSTDSLCKLTNLCKKLSGSVSVDMKGKSKGKGKKSRFVADRNDQISSIADILAEVSKDDGVSTFEFVKSGVIASLIDYFAGVGTHKENTSQADLMKHHKETLRKFQSFVDLSLPLDYQGKEAPLITLIRKLQDALASLEHFPVVLSQGSKSHSDNPSSLAGLNAFRRPLKLRLRRAQGEKSLGDHMSSILHIDPLADITDVEDYLWSKVQRNEAEINCSVTEPIVSTHVAVEGRPSTRSRSSTATGSDSTNSIDSLNSRSSKEKGKSVSKSVNDFDGPQTRSAARRRVALEGEPQHKQPNVQSSEEDDDPFVAPVELEQAMALEEDGDDDVEEMFMEEPASVCVVERLAGVELRDLVGGGAMASTSAATDTVIIQASASLKGVSSYRDHPRLNFFIGGKLIDRSSTLFHAIQHNVVPEGDEPRYAGSEYPFRERFWDDVHTITYRRADAPAKRNLREPQKMSSTSMTIKNMFFIDNILQRKLPCDLEKSDSTHDILLLLRVVEGLNGLAPCLRSQSLSDAFAEGKLKSLDDLKVDVHPIPQEEFLSGKLTSKLARQLQDAVTLCSIGLPPWCHQLIKVCPFLFSFETRRQYFYSTALGVQRALHRLQQQQISQNPNVPNNRGRHVGRIQRQKVRVSRKRILESAAKVMELCCGQKTLLEVEYYNEVGTGLGPTLEFYTLISHEMQRSMLGMWRTNLSSTGTGDTVQNGDIVQASHGLFPRPYPPHTDSSGGSKTHKVIEIFCLLGRLMAKALQDGRLLDLPLSTAFYKLVLGKELDIYDIKSFDVELGTTLIEMQALVRRKQFLESVSGDKREEISSLHYRGARIEDLCIDFTLPGFSDYPLKPGGSNILVTIDNLDEYVSLVVDATIKTGIMPQMEALRSGFNQVLCISTLQVFSENEMDTLLCGVRDLWVQAEMLTDQIKFDHGYTAQSPPILNFLEIMAEFTPSQQRAFLQFITGCPRLPPGGLSALNPKLTVVRKSSTGPTDANSLEVVDADLPSVMTCANYLKLPPYSTKEVMRCRLLYAITEGQGSFDLS; encoded by the exons ATGGAAACGCGGAGCCGGAAGCGGGGCGAGGCGAGAGCAGCGCAGCGGCCCTCCTCCAGCGGCGCCCCTGCCGCGAATAAGCGAGCTCGGTTGGAAGCGTCGGCGTCGGCGTCACCTACGCCCGCTCGCCGCGCCACACGATCGTCCGCAGCGGCTGCCCGCGCCATGGATGACGAAACTGCATCGGCGAAGCAGCGAAAGGAAGAAATTGAAAAGAAGGGGAAGCAAAAGGAAAGTGAAATTCAGCGCGATGTTGAGATTGCCGATGCAGGGCAAGGTAAGGAAATTCTGAGTAGCGAATACGATGAGGagggagaagaagaggaaggagctTCCGATGATTTTGATGACGATGAATACGATGATTATGATGATGGCATGCCTGAAGGTAACCCCGGCAGGCATTTCGGTCGGTCGGCGTCTGAATTGCATGGCATGCTGAGGAGGCTGGCGGTGTTCGGGCTTCCGTCTGGCGGGGCGGAGGAGGTGGGGAAGTTGAAGCGTATCTTGGCTAGTCTGAGAGACGAGGCGGACGATTTCAGCCAGATTAGCGCGCTCACGGAGTTGTGCGAGATTCTGCCTTTTGCTTCGGAGGAGCTGCGGGACAGATTTAATATTGATTCGTTTGTCCCGATTTTGGTGGCGTTTTTGAATCAGGAGGGTAATCCCGATATCATGCTTTTGGCGGCCAGGGCTTTGACGCATATTTGCGATATTTTTCCTTCCTCTTGCTCGAGTGTTGTGCATCATGGTGCTATTCCTTGTTTCTGTGCGCGCTTGCTTACCATTGAATACATGGACTTGGCCGAACAG TCTTTACAAGCTTTGGAAAAGATATCTCACAGACATGCATCTGCTTGCCTCCGTGCTGGTGCTCTTATGGCAGTATTGTCATACCTGGACTTTTTCTCCTCTGGTGTTAAG AGAGTTGCATTGTCAACGGCAGCAAATATTAGCAAACAACTTTCACCAGATACcattgattctgcaatggaagcaATTCCAACGTTGACTAGTCTTTTATCAGATCCTGATGCTAAG gTGGTGGAGCATGCATCAATCTGTTTAGCTCGCATTGCAGGAACTGCTGCATTATCTCCTGAGAAACTAGAGAAGCTTTCTAGCTATGGTCTAGTTTCACAAGTTGCAAGTTTGATCTCTGTTAATAACTCAGGCAGTGGACAGGCATCACTTAGTTCACCTACCTACTCG GCTGTCATTGGACTTCTTTCAACATGTGCAAGGGGCTCTGTTGTATTTACAAGGGAGTTGCTTGAAATGGGTATTTCTGGCATCCTAAGAGACATTCTAACCAGTTCTGGCTCTGTTTCCCAGATTCCTAGTCCTCTTTCTCTAAATGGGCCAACGGACCAG TTGTGTGAAATTGTCTCCTTGGTGAGTGATCTCCTTCCATCCATACTTCATGAGACTATCTCACTTCCTACCAGTCATGCTGGTTCCAGTCATTCTGCCAAAAAGCTTACCTCCAGAAGCTGTACAGATAATTCTGACCGTGAAAAGCTATTTCGAGAAAACCCAGGTCTTTTAGTGCAATTTGGAAGGGATCTTTTTCCTCTTATGATTCAG GTATATGGTTCAAGCATCAATACTCAAGTAAGACACAAATGCCTGGCAGTTGTTAGCAAAGTGTTGTGTTTGAGCACTGCTGATATGTTAAATTCTTTACTTCAAGCAACCAACATATCAAG CTTTCTGGCAGGAGTTTTAACTGGAAAAGATATTGAAGTTTTACTTCCAGCATTGCAGATTGCGGAAGTTTTAGTGCAAAAACTTCCTGAACTGTTTTCAAAGATGTTTATGAAAGAAGGTGTTGTTCATGCTGTTGATGCACTTATATCTTCAGGGGCCACTTTGTCAGGAAAGGATAAAATTTGTGCAACTGGAACATCATTGAAAACACGACGTAACAGAAAAATTGCTGGGGGATCGACAAGTGAAGCAACCGGAATggaagagattaaagattcaaatgAGACAAAAACCAGTTCATCTCCAGCCTTGGTGCCAAGTGCTAATTTGGATCTCAAAGTTATTATCAGTGCACATGCAAAGCGCTTTAAGGATGCATACATTGCTGCAAATTTGGGTTCTACTGAAGCCGGATCTACGGATAGTCtttgcaagttgacaaatctaTGTAAGAAGTTAAGTGGTTCTGTGTCTGTTGATATGAAGGGCAAGTCAAAAGGCAAGGGTAAAAAGAGCAGGTTTGTGGCTGATCGTAATGATCAAATATCAAGCATTGCTGATATTCTGGCAGAAGTTAGCAAAGATGATGGTGTGTCAACTTTTGAGTTTGTTAAAAGTGGGGTTATAGCGTCCTTAATAGATTACTTTGCAGGAGTGGGGACTCATAAAGAAAACACGTCACAAGCTGATTTAATGAAGCATCATAAGGAAACCTTGAGAAAGTTTCAGTCATTTGTTGATCTCTCGCTTCCATTGGATTATCAAGGGAAAGAAGCTCCTTTGATAACTTTAATTCGGAAGCTACAGGATGCACTTGCCTCCTTAGAACATTTTCCGGTGGTTCTGAGCCAGGGTTCAAAATCACACAGTGATAATCCTAGCAGTTTGGCTGGATTAAATGCATTCAGACGGCCTTTGAAACTGCGGTTGCGTAGAGCACAAGGAGAAAAGTCTCTGGGTGATCACATGTCTAGTATTTTACATATAGATCCATTGGCTGATATCACTGATGTTGAAGATTATCTTTGGTCTAAAGTACAGAGAAATGAAGCTGAAATCAATTGTAGTGTGACCGAGCCTATAGTGTCTACCCATGTTGCCGTGGAAGGCCGACCTTCAACAAGATCAAGGTCCTCAACAGCAACAGGAAGTGATTCAACCAATAGCATAGACTCTCTAAATTCTAGATCATCGAAAGAAAAGGGGAAATCTGTATCAAAAAGTGTTAATGATTTTGATGGCCCACAAACAAGAAGTGCTGCTCGGAGACGAGTAGCATTAGAGGGAGAACCGCAACACAAGCAACCAAATGTACAATCTAGTGAGGAG GATGATGATCCTTTTGTTGCTCCTGTTGAGCTTGAACAGGCTATGGCCTTGGAAgaagatggagatgatgatgttgAAGAG ATGTTTATGGAGGAACCAGCTTCAGTTTGTGTTGTGGAACGATTAGCTGGTGTAGAATTGAGAGACCTTGTAGGTGGAGGTGCAATGGCTTCAACAAGTGCTGCGACAG ATACTGTAATAATTCAGGCATCTGCTAGTTTAAAAGGAGTTAGCAGTTATAGAGACCATCCCCGACTGAATTTCTTCATTGGTGGGAAACTGATAGATAGATCATCAACATTATTCCATGCAATTCAGCATAATGTGGTACCAGAGGGAGATGAGCCAAGATATGCAGGGTCAGAATATCCTTTTCGGGAGAGGTTTTGGGATGATGTTCACACAATTACATATCGAAGGGCAGATGCACCAGCCAAACGGAATTTGAGAGAACCCCAGAAAATGAGTTCTACTTCTATGACTATTAAGAACATGTTTTTTATTGACAATATTTTGCAGAGAAAGCTTCCATGCGATTTAGAAAAGTCAGATAGTACACATGATATTTTGCTGCTACTTCGAGTTGTAGAAGGACTTAATGGTTTAGCTCCTTGTTTGAGATCTCAGAGCTTATCTGATGCATTTGCAGAAGGAAAATTGAAAAGCCTAGATGATTTAAAAGTTGATGTCCATCCCATTCCTCAAGAGGAATTTTTGAGTGGCAAGTTGACTTCAAAGTTAGCACGTCAACTGCAAGATGCCGTGACATTATGTAGTATTGGTCTGCCACCTTGGTGTCACCAGCTGATCAAGGTCTGTCCATTTTTGTTTTCATTTGAGACAAGGAGGCAATATTTTTACTCTACTGCATTAGGAGTACAACGTGCACTACATCGTTTACAGCAGCAACAGATTTCTCAGAATCCGAATGTGCCGAACAATCGAGGACGCCATGTAGGTAGGATACAACGGCAAAAGGTTCGTGTTTCACGAAAACGTATATTGGAGTCAGCTGCAAAAGTTATGGAGCTTTGCTGTGGTCAAAAAACACTACTTGAAGTTGAGTACTACAATGAGGTTGGCACTGGTTTAGGTCCAACTCTTGAATTCTACACCCTTATAAGTCATGAAATGCAAAGGAGTATGTTGGGCATGTGGAGAACAAATTTGTCTTCCACTGGAACTGGGGATACTGTTCAAAATGGAGATATTGTTCAAGCATCTCATGGATTATTTCCTCGTCCATATCCACCCCATACAGATTCATCTGGTGGAAGCAAAACTCACAAAGTGATAGAAATTTTTTGTCTTCTAGGACGTCTAATGGCCAAGGCTCTTCAAGATGGCCGGCTTCTGGACTTGCCTCTTTCAACAGCTTTTTATAAACTTGTCCTTGGAAAG GAGCTTGACATATATGATATTAAATCCTTTGATGTTGAACTTGGAACAACACTGATAGAAATGCAAGCACTTGTTCGACGGAAACAATTCTTGGAGTCTGTTTCAGGAGATAAGAGAGAGGAAATATCATCTTTACATTATCGCGGTGCACGAATTGAAGACCTTTGCATTGATTTCACTCTTCCTGGTTTCTCGGACTATCCCCTTAAACCAGGAGGGAGCAACATCTTG GTTACCATAGACAACCTTGATGAATATGTTTCATTAGTTGTTGATGCAACTATTAAGACGGGAATTATGCCACAGATGGAGGCCTTGCGATCGGGATTCAATCAG GTGCTTTGTATATCAACTTTGCAAGTGTTTTCAGAAAATGAGATGGATACTCTCTTATGTGGTGTGCGTGACTTATGGGTG CAGGCTGAAATGCTCACTGATCAAATCAAATTTGATCATGGTTATACGGCTCAAAGTCCTCCTATTCTAAAT TTTCTTGAAATCATGGCAGAATTCACACCATCCCAGCAACGAGCATTTTTGCAGTTTATTACTGGTTGTCCAAGGCTCCCTCCAGGAGGTTTGAGTGCTTTAAATCCAAAATTGACAGTTGTTCGGAAG AGTTCTACAGGACCCACTGATGCAAATTCACTTGAGGTTGTGGATGCTGATCTACCAAGTGTGATGACTTGTGCAAATTACCTCAAACTTCCTCCATACTCAACCAAG GAGGTAATGCGTTGTAGGCTGTTGTATGCCATAACTGAAGGGCAGGGATCTTTTGACCTCTCTTGA